The Pseudomonas triclosanedens genome has a window encoding:
- a CDS encoding MetQ/NlpA family ABC transporter substrate-binding protein, whose amino-acid sequence MKKAIAILAAVVAFSAHAGEKLVVGATPVPHAEILEFVKPELAKEGVDLDIKVFTDFIQPNLQLAQKNLDANYYQYRPFLDDFNKTRHTDLVPVVGIHIEPFGAYSTKYKSLAELPDGASVAIPNDPVNTGRALVLLAENGLIKLKDPTNPQSTERDITDNPKHLKIRELEGALLARAVKQVDLAFVFANYALEAGIDTKSALIVEKGKDLYAEFLVARPDNIQDPGIQKLAKALNSPEVRQFILTRYKGEIAPAF is encoded by the coding sequence ATGAAAAAGGCCATCGCCATCCTGGCAGCCGTCGTCGCCTTCTCCGCCCATGCGGGGGAAAAACTCGTGGTCGGCGCCACCCCGGTGCCCCACGCCGAGATCCTCGAGTTCGTCAAACCGGAACTGGCCAAGGAAGGCGTCGACCTGGACATCAAGGTCTTCACCGACTTCATCCAGCCCAACCTGCAGCTCGCGCAGAAGAACCTCGACGCCAACTACTACCAGTACCGCCCCTTCCTCGATGACTTCAACAAGACCCGTCACACCGACCTGGTGCCGGTGGTGGGCATCCACATCGAGCCCTTCGGCGCCTACTCCACCAAGTACAAGTCGCTCGCCGAGCTGCCCGACGGCGCCAGCGTGGCCATCCCCAACGACCCGGTGAACACCGGCCGCGCGCTGGTGCTGCTGGCCGAGAACGGCCTGATCAAGCTCAAGGACCCGACCAACCCGCAGTCCACCGAGCGCGACATCACCGACAACCCCAAGCACCTGAAGATCCGTGAACTGGAAGGCGCCCTGCTGGCGCGCGCGGTGAAGCAGGTGGACCTGGCGTTCGTCTTCGCCAACTACGCGCTGGAAGCTGGCATCGACACCAAGAGCGCGCTGATCGTGGAGAAAGGCAAGGACCTCTATGCCGAGTTCCTCGTTGCCCGTCCGGACAACATCCAGGACCCGGGCATCCAGAAGCTGGCCAAGGCGCTGAATTCGCCGGAAGTCCGCCAGTTCATCCTGACCCGCTACAAGGGCGAGATCGCGCCGGCGTTCTGA
- a CDS encoding SfnB family sulfur acquisition oxidoreductase — translation MPQLPESAHYDIREPHAHVIGSDAEAIDVAHKVAAFLLEGAAERDRNREVPPEVVEVYSNSGLWGITVPRAFGGAEVSYATLAEVIAIVSAADPSLGQIPQNHYCLLEDIRLQGSDEQKRFFFDLALKGNRFANALSETGGKNVQDIQTRLRHDGDSVVIDGRKGYCTGSLYAHWIGVLGLDEQNNAQLAFVPRGTPGLAIVDDWASIGQRTTSSGTVLVEGLRVPAFNVFPTHRSYDVPTLAGPFAQITTAAIDAGIARAALRDTIAFVREQARPWIDAGVEKASEDPLTIIQVGELGIRIEAADALLERAGKVMDAARPAPDEDSVARASVAVAKAKVLTTEVAIDATNKLFELGGTRSTLARHAFDRHWRNARVHTLHDPVRWKYHLVGNWLLNEKRPPRHDWN, via the coding sequence ATGCCCCAACTCCCCGAATCCGCCCATTACGACATCCGCGAACCGCACGCCCATGTGATCGGCTCCGACGCCGAAGCCATCGATGTCGCCCACAAGGTCGCCGCCTTCCTCCTGGAGGGCGCCGCCGAACGCGACCGCAACCGCGAAGTCCCGCCAGAAGTGGTCGAGGTCTACTCCAACAGCGGCCTGTGGGGCATCACCGTGCCGCGCGCGTTCGGTGGCGCCGAGGTGTCCTACGCCACGCTGGCCGAAGTGATCGCCATCGTCTCCGCCGCCGATCCATCCCTGGGGCAGATTCCGCAGAACCACTACTGCCTGCTGGAAGACATCCGCCTGCAAGGCAGCGACGAACAGAAGCGTTTCTTCTTCGACCTGGCTCTCAAGGGCAACCGTTTCGCCAACGCGCTGTCGGAAACCGGCGGCAAGAACGTCCAGGACATCCAGACCCGCCTGCGCCACGACGGCGACAGCGTGGTCATCGACGGCCGCAAGGGCTACTGCACCGGCTCGCTGTACGCCCACTGGATCGGCGTGCTGGGCCTCGACGAGCAGAACAACGCCCAGCTCGCCTTCGTCCCGCGCGGCACGCCGGGGCTCGCCATCGTCGACGACTGGGCCAGTATCGGCCAGCGCACCACCTCCAGCGGCACCGTGCTGGTGGAAGGGCTGCGCGTGCCGGCGTTCAATGTCTTCCCCACCCACCGTTCCTACGACGTGCCGACCCTGGCGGGCCCGTTCGCGCAGATCACCACCGCCGCCATCGACGCCGGTATCGCCCGCGCGGCGCTGCGCGACACCATCGCCTTCGTCCGCGAACAGGCGCGCCCGTGGATCGACGCCGGTGTGGAGAAAGCCAGCGAAGACCCGCTGACCATCATCCAGGTCGGTGAACTGGGCATCCGCATCGAGGCCGCCGACGCCCTGCTGGAGCGCGCCGGCAAGGTGATGGACGCCGCCCGCCCGGCGCCGGACGAAGACAGCGTCGCCCGCGCCTCGGTCGCCGTGGCCAAGGCCAAGGTGCTGACCACCGAAGTCGCCATCGACGCCACCAACAAGCTGTTCGAACTCGGCGGCACCCGCTCCACCCTCGCCCGCCATGCGTTCGACCGCCACTGGCGCAACGCCCGCGTGCACACCCTGCACGACCCGGTGCGCTGGAAGTACCACCTGGTCGGCAACTGGCTGTTGAACGAAAAGCGTCCGCCGCGCCACGACTGGAACTGA
- a CDS encoding YbaK/EbsC family protein has protein sequence MSLESVRAFFAEKAPDIAIIELETSTATVALAAEAHGVEPGRIAKTLSLRVGERTVLVVARGDARLDNRKLKEAFGGKAKMLGAEEVVELTGHPVGGVCPFGLATPLPVYCDVSLQAFDEVLPAAGAVHSAVRIEPQRMAQLVAADWIDVCQELA, from the coding sequence ATGAGCCTGGAATCGGTCCGCGCCTTCTTTGCCGAAAAGGCCCCCGACATCGCCATCATCGAACTGGAAACCAGCACCGCCACCGTTGCGCTGGCCGCGGAGGCCCACGGCGTGGAACCGGGTCGTATCGCCAAGACCCTGTCCCTGCGGGTTGGCGAGCGCACCGTGCTGGTGGTCGCCCGTGGCGACGCGCGGCTGGACAACCGCAAGCTCAAGGAAGCCTTCGGCGGCAAGGCCAAGATGCTCGGCGCCGAAGAAGTAGTGGAGCTGACCGGCCATCCGGTGGGCGGGGTCTGCCCATTCGGCCTGGCCACGCCGCTGCCGGTGTATTGCGATGTGTCGTTGCAGGCATTCGACGAGGTACTGCCGGCGGCGGGGGCGGTGCATAGCGCTGTACGGATCGAGCCACAGCGTATGGCGCAGTTGGTGGCGGCGGATTGGATCGACGTTTGCCAGGAACTGGCCTGA
- a CDS encoding MetQ/NlpA family ABC transporter substrate-binding protein: MPAHLKLTLSLSLSLLAAGLAQAADSLRLGTTAAFAPPLEVAVKEAARQGLKVELVEFTDWNAPNITLDHGDIDANYFQHTPFLENANREGGLHLKAFAPGIINNVGLYSTRYKAIADLPDGAKVAIANDPINGGRGLQLLQKAGLLKLKDGVGYKATLDDIVANPRHIQIIELEAVQLVRALDDVDLAQGYPHYIRLAGTIDPNSALLFDGIENKEYVIQFVTRDDFKDPDGRLKRFVELYQHSPQVRAALDKAHGSLYQPGWN; encoded by the coding sequence ATGCCTGCACATCTCAAGCTGACGCTGAGCCTCTCCCTTAGTCTTCTCGCCGCCGGCCTCGCCCAGGCCGCCGACAGCCTGCGCCTGGGCACCACCGCCGCCTTCGCGCCGCCGCTGGAAGTGGCGGTGAAGGAAGCCGCCCGGCAGGGGCTGAAGGTCGAGCTGGTGGAGTTCACCGACTGGAACGCGCCGAACATCACCCTCGACCACGGCGACATAGACGCCAACTACTTCCAGCACACCCCCTTCCTGGAAAACGCCAACCGCGAAGGCGGCCTGCACCTGAAGGCATTCGCGCCGGGGATCATCAACAACGTCGGCCTGTATTCCACCAGGTACAAGGCCATCGCCGACCTGCCCGACGGGGCCAAGGTCGCCATCGCCAACGACCCGATCAATGGCGGCCGCGGCCTGCAGCTGCTGCAGAAGGCCGGCCTGCTCAAGCTCAAGGACGGCGTGGGCTACAAGGCGACCCTGGACGACATTGTGGCCAACCCCAGGCACATCCAGATCATCGAGCTGGAAGCCGTGCAACTGGTGCGCGCCCTGGACGACGTCGACCTGGCACAGGGCTACCCGCACTACATCCGCCTGGCCGGGACCATCGACCCGAACAGCGCACTGCTGTTCGATGGCATCGAGAACAAGGAATACGTCATCCAGTTCGTGACCCGCGACGACTTCAAGGACCCCGATGGCAGGCTCAAGCGCTTCGTCGAGCTCTACCAGCATTCGCCGCAGGTGCGCGCCGCCCTGGACAAGGCCCACGGCTCGCTCTACCAGCCGGGCTGGAATTGA
- a CDS encoding VOC family protein yields the protein MLMNAYLNFDGNCEEAFRYYAEVLHGELPHLMRFADAPGCEDMPAEMKNRVIHVRLEVDGHVLMGSDVAPQCGGPYEGVKGASITLNVDTKAEARRIFEALSKGGKVTMPLDRTFWAELFGALEDRFGVPWLINCEKDA from the coding sequence ATGTTGATGAATGCCTATCTGAACTTTGACGGCAATTGCGAAGAGGCCTTCCGTTACTACGCCGAGGTATTGCACGGAGAGTTGCCGCATCTGATGCGCTTCGCCGATGCGCCGGGCTGCGAGGATATGCCGGCGGAGATGAAGAACCGCGTCATCCACGTTCGCCTGGAGGTGGATGGCCATGTGCTGATGGGCTCGGATGTCGCGCCGCAGTGTGGCGGCCCGTACGAGGGGGTGAAGGGCGCGTCGATCACGCTCAACGTCGATACCAAGGCGGAGGCGCGGCGCATCTTCGAGGCGTTGAGCAAGGGGGGCAAGGTCACCATGCCGCTGGACCGGACGTTCTGGGCGGAGCTGTTCGGCGCACTGGAGGATCGTTTCGGGGTGCCGTGGTTGATCAACTGCGAGAAGGATGCTTGA
- a CDS encoding LLM class flavin-dependent oxidoreductase yields the protein MKEIRLNAFAMNCVGHLSPGLWRHPRDQQAARYTDIHYWIELAKTLERGKIDGLFLADVLGVYDVYHGNADAALRAAAQVPANDPLQIVPAMAAATEHLGFGITASVSFEHPFPFARRISTLDHLTRGRAGWNIVTSYLNSGARNLGLKQQLNHQQRYALAEEYLEVCYKLWEASWDDDGVVADRASGVYADPRKVHPIEHKGEHFEVPGFHLSQPSPQRTPVLYQAGASSRGKAFAAGNAECVFVAAPTRCILRDQVADLRRLAVEAGRQPTDVLVLNQLTVIVAPTDAEALAKLEDYRQYSDREGALALVSGWTGIDFGQYAPDQVLRHVQSDAIQSAVDAFSAADPERQWTAAEIADYCALGGDGPLLVGSPQTVADQLQAWVEETDVDGFNLSSLVAPETFVDIVDLLVPELQARGLFKREYEQGTLRHKLFGQGDRLRAPHRAAKLRRGEQ from the coding sequence ATGAAAGAGATCCGCCTCAACGCCTTCGCCATGAACTGCGTCGGCCACCTGTCGCCCGGCCTGTGGCGCCACCCGCGCGACCAGCAGGCCGCGCGCTACACCGACATCCACTACTGGATCGAGCTGGCGAAGACCCTCGAACGCGGCAAGATCGACGGGCTGTTCCTCGCCGACGTACTGGGCGTCTATGACGTCTACCACGGCAACGCCGACGCCGCGCTGCGCGCCGCCGCCCAGGTGCCGGCCAACGACCCGCTGCAGATCGTCCCGGCGATGGCCGCGGCCACGGAACACCTGGGTTTCGGCATCACCGCCTCGGTGTCCTTCGAGCACCCGTTCCCCTTCGCCCGGCGCATCTCCACGCTGGACCACCTGACCCGTGGGCGCGCCGGCTGGAACATCGTCACCTCCTACCTCAACAGCGGCGCGCGCAACCTGGGCCTGAAGCAGCAGCTCAACCACCAGCAGCGCTATGCCCTGGCCGAGGAATACCTGGAGGTCTGCTACAAGCTCTGGGAAGCCAGCTGGGATGACGACGGGGTGGTCGCCGACCGCGCCAGCGGCGTCTACGCCGACCCGCGAAAGGTGCACCCCATCGAGCACAAGGGCGAGCACTTCGAAGTGCCCGGCTTCCACCTCAGCCAGCCCTCGCCGCAGCGCACCCCGGTGCTTTACCAGGCCGGCGCGTCGAGCCGCGGCAAGGCGTTCGCTGCCGGCAATGCCGAGTGCGTGTTCGTTGCCGCGCCGACCAGGTGCATCCTCCGCGACCAGGTCGCCGACCTGCGCCGCCTGGCCGTGGAAGCAGGCCGCCAGCCGACCGACGTGCTGGTGCTGAACCAGCTCACCGTGATCGTCGCCCCGACCGACGCCGAGGCCCTGGCCAAGCTGGAAGACTATCGCCAGTACAGCGACCGCGAAGGTGCCCTGGCGCTGGTCTCCGGCTGGACCGGCATCGACTTCGGCCAGTACGCGCCGGACCAGGTGTTGCGCCACGTACAGAGCGACGCGATCCAGTCCGCGGTGGACGCCTTCAGCGCCGCCGACCCGGAGCGCCAGTGGACCGCTGCCGAGATCGCCGACTACTGCGCCCTGGGAGGCGACGGCCCGCTGCTGGTGGGTTCGCCGCAGACCGTGGCGGACCAGTTGCAGGCCTGGGTCGAGGAAACCGACGTCGACGGCTTCAACCTCTCCAGCCTGGTGGCGCCGGAAACCTTCGTCGACATCGTCGACCTGCTGGTGCCCGAGTTGCAGGCACGCGGGCTGTTCAAGCGCGAGTACGAGCAAGGCACCCTGCGCCACAAGCTGTTCGGCCAGGGCGACCGCCTGCGCGCGCCGCACCGTGCTGCGAAGCTGCGGCGAGGCGAACAGTGA
- a CDS encoding SfnB family sulfur acquisition oxidoreductase, whose protein sequence is MNSLVQSPLQQSSPIHIIRSDDEALDVARALAADFREGAIARDRERRLPWDELERFSRSGLWGITVPREYGGAGVSRVTVARVIAIISAADGSLGQIPQNHFYAVELLRVNGSEEQRARLFAEVLAGVRLGNALAEIGTRTAHDRTTRLTREGGELRIHGRKFYCTGALYAQRIPTLVIDDEGIQQLAFIPRDADGVTVIDDWSGFGQRTTGSGSVVFDGAPIDEDDVVPFQSAFERPTTVGPFAQILHAAIDVGIARGAYEDALVFLREKARPWIDSGVDKASEDPLAINEVGRLAIRLHAAEALLDRAGRVLDAATAGPDAESVAAASIAVAEARAITTEVSLLAGSKLIELGGSRASLAELGLDRHWRNARVHTLHDPARWKYFAVGNYYLNGKLPPRRGTL, encoded by the coding sequence ATGAACAGCCTCGTACAATCTCCCCTGCAGCAGAGCAGCCCCATCCACATCATCCGCAGCGACGACGAAGCCCTGGACGTCGCCCGCGCCCTGGCCGCCGACTTCCGCGAAGGCGCCATCGCCCGCGACCGCGAACGCCGCCTGCCGTGGGACGAACTGGAACGCTTCAGCCGCTCCGGCCTGTGGGGCATCACCGTGCCCCGCGAATACGGCGGCGCCGGCGTTTCCCGCGTCACGGTGGCGCGCGTGATTGCCATCATCTCCGCTGCCGACGGCTCGCTGGGGCAGATTCCGCAGAACCATTTCTACGCCGTCGAACTGCTGCGGGTGAACGGCAGCGAAGAGCAGCGGGCCCGCCTGTTCGCCGAGGTGCTCGCTGGCGTGCGCCTGGGCAACGCGCTGGCGGAAATCGGCACGCGCACCGCCCATGACCGCACCACGCGCCTCACGCGCGAAGGCGGCGAGCTGCGCATTCACGGTCGCAAGTTCTACTGCACCGGTGCGCTCTACGCGCAGCGTATTCCAACGCTGGTGATCGACGACGAAGGCATCCAGCAACTGGCCTTCATCCCGCGCGACGCCGACGGCGTTACGGTGATCGACGACTGGTCCGGCTTCGGCCAGCGCACCACCGGCAGCGGCAGCGTGGTGTTCGATGGCGCGCCCATCGACGAGGACGACGTCGTGCCCTTCCAGAGCGCGTTCGAACGCCCGACCACGGTCGGCCCCTTCGCGCAGATCCTGCATGCCGCCATCGACGTCGGGATCGCCCGTGGCGCCTACGAGGATGCGCTGGTGTTCCTGCGCGAGAAGGCGCGGCCGTGGATCGACTCGGGCGTGGACAAGGCCAGCGAAGACCCGCTGGCGATCAATGAAGTCGGCCGCCTGGCGATCCGCCTGCACGCCGCCGAAGCGCTGCTCGACCGCGCGGGCCGGGTACTCGACGCCGCCACCGCCGGGCCGGACGCCGAGAGCGTCGCCGCCGCCTCCATCGCCGTGGCCGAGGCGCGGGCGATCACCACCGAAGTCTCGCTGCTGGCAGGCTCCAAGCTGATCGAACTGGGTGGCAGCCGCGCCAGCCTCGCGGAGCTCGGCCTGGACCGCCACTGGCGCAACGCCCGCGTACACACTCTGCACGACCCGGCGCGCTGGAAATACTTCGCGGTGGGCAACTACTACCTCAACGGCAAACTGCCGCCGCGCCGGGGGACCCTATGA
- a CDS encoding LLM class flavin-dependent oxidoreductase, giving the protein MSQKQILLNAFSMNCVGHINHGLWTHPRDRSSDFNRLSHWTDLARLLEKGLFDGLFLADILGVYDVYQNGIDLTAREAIQLPVNDPLMLVSAMAGATRHLGFGVTANLTYEAPYPFARRLSTLDHLSDGRVGWNIVTGYLESTARAMGEHRQIDHDRRYDRADEYLEVLYKLWEGSWEDDAVLADRQRRVYAQPGKVHKVRHHGEFFDVEGYHLSQPSPQRTPLLFQAGASDRGLAFAARHAECVFVSAQTREATRGLVERIRQAAVDAGRHADDIKVFMGINVIVAPTDAEARDKLAEYRRFASAEAGLAHFASTTGIDFSRYALDEPIRYQKTNAIESATRALTVARTDATVRQLLEQLALGGRYTTLVGDPVRVADELLGWVNEAGLDGFNLTRTVEPESYADFIELVVPELQNRGAFKTVYADGTLREKLFGTGRARLPTRHVGASFRQATATGATPALSL; this is encoded by the coding sequence ATGAGCCAGAAGCAGATCCTCCTCAACGCCTTCAGCATGAATTGCGTCGGCCACATCAACCACGGCCTGTGGACGCACCCGCGCGACCGCTCCAGCGACTTCAACAGGCTCAGCCACTGGACCGATCTTGCCCGCCTGTTGGAGAAGGGGTTGTTCGACGGACTGTTCCTGGCCGATATCCTCGGCGTCTACGACGTCTACCAGAACGGTATCGACCTCACCGCGCGGGAGGCTATCCAGTTGCCGGTCAACGACCCGCTGATGCTGGTCTCGGCGATGGCCGGCGCAACACGGCACCTGGGCTTCGGCGTAACCGCCAACCTCACCTATGAGGCACCCTACCCGTTCGCCCGGAGGCTCTCCACACTCGACCACCTGAGCGACGGACGGGTGGGCTGGAATATCGTCACCGGCTATCTGGAAAGCACCGCCCGGGCGATGGGCGAACACAGGCAGATCGACCACGACCGCCGCTACGACCGTGCCGACGAATACCTGGAAGTGCTCTACAAGCTCTGGGAAGGCAGTTGGGAAGACGACGCCGTGCTCGCCGACCGCCAGCGGCGGGTCTACGCGCAGCCGGGCAAGGTGCACAAGGTCCGCCACCACGGCGAATTCTTCGATGTCGAGGGCTACCACCTCAGCCAGCCATCGCCGCAGCGCACGCCACTGCTGTTCCAGGCCGGCGCGTCCGACCGCGGGCTGGCTTTCGCCGCGCGTCACGCCGAATGCGTGTTCGTCTCGGCGCAGACCCGCGAAGCCACTCGCGGGCTGGTCGAACGCATCCGCCAGGCAGCGGTGGACGCCGGCCGCCACGCGGATGACATCAAGGTGTTCATGGGCATCAACGTCATCGTCGCGCCGACCGACGCCGAGGCCCGCGACAAGCTCGCCGAGTACCGTCGCTTTGCCAGCGCCGAAGCCGGCCTTGCGCACTTCGCCAGCACCACCGGCATCGACTTCTCGCGTTACGCCCTGGACGAACCGATCCGCTATCAGAAGACCAACGCCATCGAGTCCGCCACCAGGGCCCTGACCGTAGCCCGCACCGACGCCACCGTGCGCCAGTTGCTCGAACAGCTCGCCCTCGGCGGTCGCTACACCACGCTGGTGGGTGACCCGGTGCGGGTGGCCGATGAGCTGCTGGGCTGGGTCAACGAGGCCGGTCTCGATGGTTTCAACCTCACCCGCACCGTGGAGCCGGAAAGCTATGCCGACTTCATCGAGCTGGTGGTTCCCGAACTGCAGAACCGCGGCGCCTTCAAGACCGTCTACGCGGACGGCACCCTGCGGGAAAAACTCTTCGGCACCGGCCGCGCCCGACTGCCCACGCGGCACGTCGGCGCGAGCTTCCGCCAGGCAACCGCCACTGGAGCGACTCCGGCCCTCTCCCTGTAA
- a CDS encoding YciI family protein, giving the protein MRFMVIVKATADSEAGVMPREELLAAMGAFNEELAKAGVMLAGEGLQPSSKGARIRFDGASRTVIDGPFAETKELIAGFWIMQTASLQECIDWVKRAPNPFDGESEIEIRQIFEAEDFGAEFTPELREQEDRIRAQISSKS; this is encoded by the coding sequence ATGCGTTTCATGGTGATTGTCAAAGCCACTGCCGACTCCGAAGCCGGTGTGATGCCCAGGGAAGAACTGCTCGCCGCGATGGGAGCGTTCAACGAGGAATTGGCCAAGGCAGGTGTGATGCTGGCTGGCGAGGGGCTGCAACCCAGCTCCAAGGGGGCGCGGATTCGCTTCGATGGTGCGTCGCGTACGGTCATCGATGGACCTTTCGCCGAGACCAAGGAACTGATCGCCGGTTTCTGGATCATGCAGACAGCCTCGCTGCAGGAGTGCATCGACTGGGTGAAGCGCGCTCCCAACCCGTTCGATGGCGAGTCCGAGATCGAGATCCGGCAGATTTTCGAGGCCGAGGATTTCGGCGCCGAATTCACCCCCGAACTGCGCGAGCAGGAAGACCGCATCCGCGCGCAGATTTCCAGCAAGTCCTGA
- a CDS encoding SfnB family sulfur acquisition oxidoreductase, producing MTYESAPKDLRDQAPRLLPARRIDNDAQALSAAHEVARLAKPGATARDRERALPWRELEHFTALGLGGISIPRAYGGAQVSYATVAEVFRVICAADPALGQIPQNQFGLLNVIDNVASDAQKRVLFGGVLNGRRIGNAGPERNTRNTLELKARLLRDGENFRVSGEKFYSTGALFAHWVAVKAIDEEGRAVMGFVERGVEGLRIVDDWSGFGQRTTASGTVLLDNAPVSGSLVIHNGRLADVPNIQGAVSQLIQAAIDAGIAANALEDAIDFIRTRTRPFIDANVEQASEEPFTVAEIGRLQVELHAAEALLERAGHVLDEVSARPIDDESAARASIAVAEAKVLTTEISLAASEKLFELAGSRATLAEFNLDRHWRNARVHTLHDPVRWKVQAVGAYHLNGARPARHSWI from the coding sequence ATGACCTACGAATCCGCACCCAAGGACCTTCGTGACCAGGCGCCCCGGCTACTCCCGGCGCGCCGCATCGACAACGACGCCCAGGCCCTCTCCGCCGCCCACGAAGTGGCCCGCCTGGCGAAACCCGGCGCCACCGCCCGCGACCGCGAGCGCGCCCTGCCCTGGCGCGAGCTGGAGCACTTCACCGCCCTCGGCCTGGGCGGCATCAGCATTCCCCGCGCCTACGGCGGCGCGCAGGTGTCCTACGCCACCGTGGCCGAAGTTTTCCGCGTGATCTGCGCCGCCGACCCGGCGCTGGGGCAGATTCCGCAGAACCAGTTCGGCCTGCTCAACGTCATCGACAACGTCGCCAGCGACGCGCAGAAGCGCGTGCTGTTCGGCGGCGTGCTGAACGGTCGGCGCATCGGCAATGCCGGCCCCGAACGCAACACCCGCAACACACTGGAACTCAAGGCGCGGCTGCTTCGCGACGGCGAAAACTTCCGCGTCAGCGGGGAGAAGTTCTATTCCACCGGCGCGCTGTTCGCCCACTGGGTCGCGGTGAAAGCCATCGACGAGGAAGGCCGCGCGGTGATGGGCTTCGTCGAACGCGGCGTGGAAGGCCTGCGCATCGTCGACGACTGGTCCGGCTTCGGCCAGCGCACCACCGCCAGCGGCACCGTGTTGCTGGACAACGCCCCGGTTTCCGGTTCGCTGGTGATCCACAACGGCCGCCTCGCCGATGTGCCGAACATCCAGGGTGCCGTCTCGCAACTGATACAGGCCGCCATCGATGCCGGCATCGCGGCGAACGCCCTGGAAGACGCCATCGACTTCATCCGCACCCGCACCCGCCCCTTCATCGACGCGAACGTCGAGCAGGCCAGCGAAGAGCCCTTCACCGTCGCAGAGATCGGCCGCCTGCAGGTCGAACTGCACGCTGCCGAAGCACTGCTCGAACGCGCCGGCCATGTGCTCGACGAGGTCAGCGCGCGGCCCATCGACGACGAGTCCGCCGCCCGCGCGTCGATCGCCGTGGCCGAAGCCAAGGTGCTGACCACCGAGATCAGCCTGGCCGCCAGCGAGAAGCTCTTCGAGCTGGCTGGCAGCCGCGCCACCCTCGCCGAATTCAACCTCGACCGCCACTGGCGCAACGCCCGCGTGCACACCCTGCACGACCCGGTGCGCTGGAAAGTCCAGGCAGTCGGCGCCTACCACCTCAACGGCGCCCGCCCGGCGCGTCATTCCTGGATCTGA
- a CDS encoding methionine ABC transporter permease, translated as MDGWFRNLDWHDLAQACLDTLAMLSGALAFTVLLGLPLGVLLYLTGKRQLHARPGLYRALSVVVNMLRSLPFIILLIVLIPVTTLITGTSLGVAGAIPPLVVGCTPFFARLVETALREVDRGLVEATQAMGASTWQIIWHTLLPEARTGLIAAVTVTAIVLVDYTAMSGVIGGGGLGDLAIRFGYQRFQTDVMIITVALLILLVQALQMSGDRLVARYTRR; from the coding sequence ATGGACGGCTGGTTCCGCAACCTCGACTGGCACGACCTCGCCCAGGCCTGCCTGGACACCCTCGCCATGCTCAGCGGCGCACTGGCCTTCACCGTGCTGCTGGGCCTGCCGCTGGGCGTGCTGCTGTACCTCACCGGCAAGCGCCAGCTGCATGCCCGCCCCGGCCTGTACCGCGCGCTATCGGTGGTGGTGAACATGCTGCGCTCGCTGCCGTTCATCATCCTGCTGATCGTGCTGATCCCGGTCACCACGCTGATCACCGGCACCTCGCTGGGCGTCGCCGGGGCCATCCCGCCGCTGGTGGTGGGTTGCACCCCATTCTTCGCGCGCCTGGTGGAAACCGCCCTGCGCGAAGTCGACCGCGGGCTGGTGGAAGCCACCCAGGCGATGGGCGCCAGCACCTGGCAGATCATCTGGCACACCCTGCTGCCCGAAGCGCGCACCGGGCTCATCGCCGCCGTGACCGTCACCGCCATCGTGCTGGTGGACTACACCGCCATGTCCGGCGTGATCGGCGGCGGCGGCCTGGGCGACCTGGCCATCCGCTTCGGCTACCAGCGCTTCCAGACCGACGTGATGATCATCACCGTCGCCCTGCTGATCCTGCTGGTGCAGGCGTTGCAGATGAGCGGCGACCGCCTCGTCGCGCGCTACACGCGGCGCTGA